In the genome of Paramisgurnus dabryanus chromosome 18, PD_genome_1.1, whole genome shotgun sequence, one region contains:
- the LOC135776907 gene encoding G2/mitotic-specific cyclin-B3-like isoform X1 gives MLRQKHPCDMKSKTNSTEEVYNVKRTPSSPQGGPKKRSAFVDLTNQKTKTQTVIQTKNGKTVVDKASNRKEVIRTHSIQKDCKDFFAEDQPKKAVFKAEEFPVDCLSVCQPDEQSKLQRRKVCVAQVPEEFDVDKEHIGDCLLSPEYAKDIFDYLKNREENFLLSDYMHKQPDLTQDMRGILVDWMVEVQENFEMNHETLYLAVKITDHYLSVDVVMRESLQLIGSTAMLIAAKFEERCPPSVDDFLYICDDAYKRRELLVMERNILQALNFDINIPVSYRFLRRYAKVAHVNMETLTLARYVCELSLLELELVSERASRLACACLLLALITKDLGGWTPVLQYHSGYALADLSCLVRRLYAMLASPSNDKLNAVDNKYSHRVFFEVAKIPLVNIDTLEEALTVL, from the exons GAGGAGGTTTATAATGTTAAGAGGACGCCATCCTCTCCCCAGGGAGGACCTAAGAAGAGATCTGCCTTTGTTGATCTGACCAAT CAGAAAACCAAAACCCAGACTGTCATTCAAACGAAAAATGGCAAAACCGTTGTCGACAAGGCTTCAAACCGAAAAGAGGTTATCAGGACTCACAGCATCCAGAAAGA TTGTAAGGATTTCTTTGCCGAGGATCAGCCCAAGAAAGCTGTGTTTAAAGCAGAGGAATTTCCAGTAGATTGCCTCAGTGTTTGTCAACCTGATGAGCAGTCGAAACTCCAACGGCGAAAG GTCTGTGTAGCTCAGGTGCCTGAAGAGTTTGACGTTGATAAGGAACACATTGGGGACTGTTTATTGAGCCCTGAGTATGCCAAAGACATCTTTGACTACCTGAAGAACAGAGAG GAGAATTTTCTATTAAGTGATTATATGCATAAACAGCCAGATCTGACTCAAGACATGAGGGGTATTCTGGTTGATTGGATGGTGGAGGTACAG GAAAACTTTGAGATGAACCATGAGACGCTTTACTTGGCAGTAAAGATCACAGACCATTACCTGTCAGTGGATGTTGTTATGAGGGAGTCCCTGCAGCTCATCGGCTCCACCGCCATGCTCATCGCTGCCAAGTTTGAG GAACGTTGTCCTCCGAGTGTCGATGACTTCCTTTACATTTGTGACGATGCCTACAAAAGACGGGAGCTCCTTGTTATGGAAAGGAACATTCTGCAGGCGCTCAACTTTGATATTAACATACCGGTGTCTTACCGGTTCCTCAGACGCTACGCAAAG GTAGCCCATGTAAATATGGAGACTCTAACACTTGCACGTTACGTGTGCGAGTTAAGCTTGCTGGAGCTGGAGCTCGTATCAGAGAGAGCATCACGTCTGGCCTGTGCCTGCCTTCTGCTGGCTCTCATCACTAAAGACCTCGGAGGATGG ACACCGGTACTTCAGTATCATAGCGGCTATGCTTTGGCAGATCTGAGTTGTTTGGTCAGGAGGTTGTATGCAATGCTGGCAAGCCCTTCAAATGACAAACTTAACGCTGTGGACAACAAATACTCCCACAG AGTCTTTTTCGAGGTGGCAAAAATTCCCTTGGTTAACATTGATACGCTGGAAGAGGCATTAACGGTGCTTTGA
- the LOC135776907 gene encoding G2/mitotic-specific cyclin-B3-like isoform X2 — protein sequence MLRQKHPCDMKSKTNSTEEVYNVKRTPSSPQGGPKKRSAFVDLTNKTKTQTVIQTKNGKTVVDKASNRKEVIRTHSIQKDCKDFFAEDQPKKAVFKAEEFPVDCLSVCQPDEQSKLQRRKVCVAQVPEEFDVDKEHIGDCLLSPEYAKDIFDYLKNREENFLLSDYMHKQPDLTQDMRGILVDWMVEVQENFEMNHETLYLAVKITDHYLSVDVVMRESLQLIGSTAMLIAAKFEERCPPSVDDFLYICDDAYKRRELLVMERNILQALNFDINIPVSYRFLRRYAKVAHVNMETLTLARYVCELSLLELELVSERASRLACACLLLALITKDLGGWTPVLQYHSGYALADLSCLVRRLYAMLASPSNDKLNAVDNKYSHRVFFEVAKIPLVNIDTLEEALTVL from the exons GAGGAGGTTTATAATGTTAAGAGGACGCCATCCTCTCCCCAGGGAGGACCTAAGAAGAGATCTGCCTTTGTTGATCTGACCAAT AAAACCAAAACCCAGACTGTCATTCAAACGAAAAATGGCAAAACCGTTGTCGACAAGGCTTCAAACCGAAAAGAGGTTATCAGGACTCACAGCATCCAGAAAGA TTGTAAGGATTTCTTTGCCGAGGATCAGCCCAAGAAAGCTGTGTTTAAAGCAGAGGAATTTCCAGTAGATTGCCTCAGTGTTTGTCAACCTGATGAGCAGTCGAAACTCCAACGGCGAAAG GTCTGTGTAGCTCAGGTGCCTGAAGAGTTTGACGTTGATAAGGAACACATTGGGGACTGTTTATTGAGCCCTGAGTATGCCAAAGACATCTTTGACTACCTGAAGAACAGAGAG GAGAATTTTCTATTAAGTGATTATATGCATAAACAGCCAGATCTGACTCAAGACATGAGGGGTATTCTGGTTGATTGGATGGTGGAGGTACAG GAAAACTTTGAGATGAACCATGAGACGCTTTACTTGGCAGTAAAGATCACAGACCATTACCTGTCAGTGGATGTTGTTATGAGGGAGTCCCTGCAGCTCATCGGCTCCACCGCCATGCTCATCGCTGCCAAGTTTGAG GAACGTTGTCCTCCGAGTGTCGATGACTTCCTTTACATTTGTGACGATGCCTACAAAAGACGGGAGCTCCTTGTTATGGAAAGGAACATTCTGCAGGCGCTCAACTTTGATATTAACATACCGGTGTCTTACCGGTTCCTCAGACGCTACGCAAAG GTAGCCCATGTAAATATGGAGACTCTAACACTTGCACGTTACGTGTGCGAGTTAAGCTTGCTGGAGCTGGAGCTCGTATCAGAGAGAGCATCACGTCTGGCCTGTGCCTGCCTTCTGCTGGCTCTCATCACTAAAGACCTCGGAGGATGG ACACCGGTACTTCAGTATCATAGCGGCTATGCTTTGGCAGATCTGAGTTGTTTGGTCAGGAGGTTGTATGCAATGCTGGCAAGCCCTTCAAATGACAAACTTAACGCTGTGGACAACAAATACTCCCACAG AGTCTTTTTCGAGGTGGCAAAAATTCCCTTGGTTAACATTGATACGCTGGAAGAGGCATTAACGGTGCTTTGA